Proteins found in one Zea mays cultivar B73 chromosome 1, Zm-B73-REFERENCE-NAM-5.0, whole genome shotgun sequence genomic segment:
- the LOC109943776 gene encoding ocs element-binding factor 1-like has product MPSKPAINTAALHLFPPFSPPSDKHIITIMSLMAFSAGYMPCIDDIDMQVFSATATPPPPPQVGFVSDPTAIPFPAQPPAATASPEAEADADAGESADERRLRRRISNRESARRSRARKQRRLDELGDAAALLERRRRDLAAGAQAARGRLALALLANAGLRAEAAALSRRLAAALRALDLGRLYAAAAAAAAGSVARQLDIEQTIASLIA; this is encoded by the coding sequence ATGCCCTCTAAACCAGCTATAAATACCGCAGCCCTTCACTTGTTCCCTCCCTTTTCCCCGCCCTCTGATAAGCACATAATTACCATCATGTCCCTAATGGCCTTCTCAGCAGGTTACATGCCCTGCATCGACGACATCGACATGCAAGTCTTCTCGGCGACGGCAacaccgccaccgccgccgcagGTGGGGTTCGTATCCGACCCCACAGCCATCCCATTCCCAGCTCAACCTCCGGCGGCGACAGCctcgcccgaggccgaggccgacgcCGACGCGGGGGAGTCCGCCGACGAGCGGCGCCTCCGGCGGAGGATCTCGAACCGGGAGTCCGCGAGGCGGTCCCGCGCGCGGAAGCAGCGCCGCCTCGACGaactcggggacgccgccgcgcTCCTGGAGCGCAGGAGGCGCGATCTGGCGGCCGGCGCGCAGGCCGCTCGCGGCCGCCTGGCCCTCGCCCTCCTCGCCAACGCCGGGCTGCGCGCCGAGGCCGCCGCGCTGTCCCGTCGGCTCGCGGCCGCCCTCCGCGCGCTCGACCTCGGTCGGCTGTACGCCgcggccgctgccgctgccgccggcAGCGTCGCCAGGCAGTTGGACATTGAGCAGACGATCGCCTCCTTGATCGCGTAG